In Streptococcus sp. SN-1, a single genomic region encodes these proteins:
- a CDS encoding MurR/RpiR family transcriptional regulator yields the protein MLLQKELIPMIEANLPNMAYSEKDIAIFFLKQQPLNNYSCEALCECLNVSKATLTRFAKKCGFKGFRQFIFKYQEMIREKEKLALYTEATEKVLSDYEEMLRKTYSVLDEVQLERIAEMIETAERVYLYGKGSSVLALQEMKIRFMRLGVIGEVLSDEDMILWNSLLLNENCLVIGASVSGQTDIVLKGLQKAADKGAKTVLMTTRKFDEKDCFFDELLLLASTNHLSYGNRISPQFPILLITDCLFSHYLESPERQYYYNQTIIHKEE from the coding sequence ATGTTACTACAAAAAGAACTAATTCCAATGATAGAAGCTAACTTACCAAATATGGCATATTCTGAAAAAGACATTGCTATATTCTTCTTAAAACAGCAACCTCTGAATAATTATTCATGTGAGGCGTTGTGCGAATGCCTTAATGTATCCAAAGCGACATTGACTCGATTTGCGAAAAAATGTGGTTTTAAAGGTTTTAGACAATTCATTTTCAAATACCAAGAGATGATTCGTGAGAAAGAAAAGTTAGCATTGTATACAGAGGCTACAGAAAAAGTTTTATCCGACTATGAAGAAATGTTGAGGAAAACTTACTCGGTTCTTGATGAAGTTCAACTTGAGCGTATTGCTGAGATGATAGAAACTGCTGAGCGTGTATATCTTTATGGTAAAGGAAGTTCTGTTCTTGCTTTACAAGAAATGAAGATTAGATTTATGCGTCTCGGAGTCATTGGAGAAGTATTATCAGACGAGGATATGATTTTGTGGAATAGCTTATTACTTAATGAAAATTGCCTTGTCATTGGAGCATCCGTTTCAGGTCAAACTGATATTGTACTAAAAGGTCTTCAAAAAGCTGCGGATAAAGGCGCTAAAACAGTTTTAATGACTACAAGAAAATTTGATGAAAAAGATTGTTTCTTTGATGAACTATTGTTATTAGCTTCGACCAATCATCTCTCGTATGGCAATCGCATATCACCTCAGTTTCCAATACTTTTAATTACAGACTGCTTATTCTCTCATTATCTGGAAAGTCCAGAGAGACAATATTATTACAATCAAACTATTATCCATAAGGAGGAATAA